A genomic window from Shewanella vesiculosa includes:
- the nagA gene encoding N-acetylglucosamine-6-phosphate deacetylase — protein MKQILIVERLFDGESFHKNMAVTIDAGKITAVIRAEDVIDVEHHTVTKLAGTLTPGFVDVQVNGGGGALFNAEPSTECIEIIGRAHARFGTTGFLPTLITDDVSIMTKAADTVAVAIANQQAGVLGIHFEGPHLSVPKKGVHPQCYIRQISEKELSIFSRQDLGIKVVTLAPENVSTQVIKALVSAGVKVCLGHSNADYDTVNAALEAGATGFTHLYNAMSALGSREPGMVGAALESQDAWCGLIVDGHHVHPAAAKIAINAKPKGKVMLVTDAMPPVGMSDDASFKLFGTQVTRHGDRLNAATGELAGCVLDMVGAVNNSVAMLGLCHEEALRMASLYPATFLGLEQQLGLIKPGYRADLVLLNPANKVSRTYIAGNVVFAQ, from the coding sequence ATGAAACAAATCCTGATTGTTGAGCGATTATTTGATGGTGAGTCATTTCATAAAAATATGGCCGTAACCATAGATGCAGGCAAGATCACTGCTGTCATACGTGCTGAAGATGTAATTGATGTCGAACACCATACCGTCACAAAATTAGCGGGTACGCTCACACCAGGGTTTGTCGATGTGCAAGTGAACGGTGGTGGCGGGGCGTTATTTAATGCTGAGCCTAGTACCGAGTGTATTGAAATTATTGGCCGTGCTCATGCACGATTTGGGACCACAGGTTTCTTACCCACATTAATTACTGATGATGTAAGTATCATGACAAAAGCAGCCGATACGGTTGCGGTGGCTATTGCAAATCAACAAGCTGGTGTTTTAGGTATTCATTTTGAAGGTCCACATTTAAGTGTGCCTAAAAAAGGTGTACATCCACAGTGCTATATTCGGCAAATTAGTGAAAAAGAACTGAGTATTTTTAGTCGTCAAGACTTAGGCATTAAAGTGGTCACGCTGGCGCCTGAAAATGTGTCAACTCAGGTTATTAAGGCACTGGTGTCAGCAGGCGTCAAAGTCTGTTTAGGGCACTCAAATGCTGACTATGACACAGTGAATGCAGCATTAGAGGCTGGAGCTACAGGATTTACCCACTTATATAATGCGATGTCTGCTTTAGGTTCACGCGAACCTGGCATGGTCGGTGCTGCGCTGGAAAGTCAAGATGCTTGGTGTGGCTTAATTGTCGATGGACATCATGTTCATCCTGCGGCAGCAAAAATAGCCATAAATGCTAAGCCTAAAGGTAAAGTCATGCTGGTAACCGATGCTATGCCGCCTGTTGGTATGAGTGATGATGCCAGTTTCAAATTATTTGGTACTCAGGTTACTCGTCATGGGGACAGGCTTAATGCAGCCACGGGAGAATTAGCCGGTTGTGTTTTAGACATGGTTGGGGCGGTGAATAATAGCGTGGCTATGCTTGGATTATGTCATGAAGAAGCTTTACGAATGGCATCGTTATATCCAGCAACATTTCTCGGTTTAGAGCAACAACTAGGTTTAATTAAACCAGGTTATAGAGCAGATCTAGTGTTATTAAACCCAGCCAATAAAGTCAGTCGCACCTATATTGCTGGCAACGTCGTTTTTGCGCAGTAA
- the mutY gene encoding A/G-specific adenine glycosylase has product MKNLSPFSERIIAWYDLHGRKSLPWQLNKTPYRVWVSEIMLQQTQVATVIPYYEKFMARFPSVVDLANAHQDEVLHLWTGLGYYARARNLHKAAQHIRDAFDGKFPTQFEDAVALSGIGKSTAGAILSLSLGQHHPILDGNVKRVLARHGAIAGWPGQKNVEQQLWQLTDALTPAKNVEKFNQAMMDIGSSVCTRSKPNCAACPVAIDCVAQQSGHQSLYPGKKPKKVTPEKSAFMVVLVDNSEDSIKVQLIQRPPAGIWGGLWCFPQFEHQAELNDYLTLHNLTQSEQGLAGFRHTFSHFHLDIQPVLVELSVAQATGIMEQTSALWYNIEQPAKVGLAAATERILANLAVLFATH; this is encoded by the coding sequence ATGAAAAATCTAAGCCCATTTTCTGAGCGTATTATCGCTTGGTACGACCTGCATGGTCGCAAATCACTGCCTTGGCAGCTCAATAAAACGCCTTACCGTGTTTGGGTGTCGGAGATCATGCTCCAGCAAACTCAAGTTGCGACGGTGATTCCCTATTATGAAAAATTTATGGCGCGCTTCCCAAGCGTTGTCGATCTTGCTAATGCGCATCAAGATGAAGTGCTGCATTTGTGGACCGGCTTAGGTTATTACGCCAGAGCCCGTAATCTACATAAAGCGGCACAGCATATACGTGATGCCTTTGATGGCAAGTTTCCCACTCAGTTTGAAGATGCCGTGGCTTTATCTGGAATAGGTAAATCTACCGCTGGGGCGATACTGTCATTATCACTTGGTCAACACCACCCTATTTTAGATGGAAATGTTAAACGAGTATTGGCCAGACATGGTGCTATTGCAGGTTGGCCAGGACAAAAAAACGTTGAGCAGCAATTATGGCAATTAACGGATGCGTTAACACCTGCCAAAAATGTTGAAAAGTTTAACCAAGCTATGATGGATATTGGTTCAAGTGTTTGTACTCGCAGCAAACCTAATTGCGCAGCCTGTCCTGTGGCAATTGATTGTGTAGCGCAACAAAGTGGCCATCAAAGCCTATATCCAGGTAAAAAGCCTAAAAAAGTGACGCCCGAAAAATCAGCCTTTATGGTGGTTTTAGTTGATAACAGCGAAGATTCTATAAAAGTTCAATTAATCCAGCGCCCACCAGCAGGTATATGGGGAGGGTTATGGTGTTTTCCACAATTTGAGCATCAAGCAGAATTAAATGACTATTTAACCCTGCATAATTTGACACAATCTGAACAAGGGCTTGCAGGGTTTAGGCATACCTTTAGTCATTTCCATCTTGATATTCAACCCGTATTAGTTGAACTATCTGTTGCTCAAGCTACTGGCATCATGGAACAAACCTCGGCTCTCTGGTATAACATAGAGCAACCTGCGAAAGTCGGCTTGGCAGCAGCCACAGAACGCATTTTGGCTAATTTAGCCGTACTTTTCGCGACACATTAG
- the nagB-II gene encoding glucosamine-6-phosphate deaminase NagB-II, whose product MTILTVMEQEARTAPQKIAEQLIANQTITDTLGQTLRELKPKFVMIVGRGSSDHAGVFAKYLFEIEAGVPTFAAAPSVASVYGKSLQLEGALVIVISQSGRSPDILAQARMAKAAGGFCVALVNDESAPIKDIVDVVVPLRAGEEKAVAATKSYLATLSAILQVAAKWTQSESLAQAVNSLPQALQTAVDAEPQLTAESLDGVKNLVVLGRGLGYAVSKEIALKMKEVCSIHAEAFSSAEFLHGPVTLVEKKLAIVDVCINDESYASHVEQIANVRQRGADLVHLNQTSADIHPRVAPLALLQRFYIDVAAVAIARGINPDQPAGLKKVTQTL is encoded by the coding sequence ATGACAATTCTTACAGTTATGGAACAAGAAGCTCGTACCGCACCTCAGAAAATTGCCGAGCAATTGATTGCCAACCAGACTATTACTGACACATTGGGTCAGACCTTACGTGAACTTAAGCCTAAATTTGTCATGATTGTAGGTCGTGGTTCTTCTGATCATGCAGGTGTATTTGCTAAATACTTATTTGAAATCGAAGCGGGTGTTCCTACGTTTGCTGCTGCTCCTTCTGTTGCCAGCGTATACGGTAAGTCATTACAACTTGAGGGAGCATTAGTCATCGTGATTTCACAGTCTGGCCGAAGCCCTGACATTCTTGCACAAGCCAGAATGGCTAAAGCGGCCGGCGGATTTTGTGTGGCATTGGTCAATGATGAGTCAGCGCCTATTAAAGACATTGTTGATGTTGTTGTGCCATTACGTGCAGGCGAAGAAAAAGCCGTTGCTGCAACAAAAAGCTACCTAGCCACTCTATCTGCTATTTTACAAGTTGCCGCTAAGTGGACTCAAAGTGAATCATTAGCGCAAGCGGTAAACTCGTTACCCCAAGCTTTACAAACCGCAGTTGATGCTGAACCGCAACTCACTGCTGAGTCATTGGACGGCGTTAAAAACTTAGTGGTTCTTGGTCGCGGCTTAGGTTATGCAGTTTCAAAAGAAATTGCATTAAAAATGAAAGAGGTCTGTTCAATACACGCTGAAGCATTTAGTAGTGCAGAATTTTTACATGGCCCAGTGACATTAGTTGAAAAGAAATTAGCGATTGTTGATGTATGTATTAACGATGAGTCGTATGCCAGCCATGTAGAACAAATTGCTAATGTTAGGCAGCGAGGTGCTGATTTAGTGCATCTAAATCAAACGTCTGCAGATATTCATCCGCGAGTTGCGCCTTTAGCATTACTGCAGCGTTTTTACATTGATGTTGCCGCAGTCGCAATTGCCCGTGGCATTAATCCTGATCAACCCGCGGGCTTAAAGAAGGTCACTCAAACACTATAG
- a CDS encoding oxidative damage protection protein — protein sequence MARTVHCQHLNKSADGLDFQLYPGELGKRIFDNISKEAWGLWQKKQTMLINEKKLNMMNVDDRKFLEEQMTHFLFEGKDVEIEGYVPPAEDE from the coding sequence ATGGCTCGCACAGTTCACTGTCAACATCTCAACAAATCAGCTGATGGCTTAGATTTTCAGCTTTACCCAGGCGAATTGGGTAAGCGCATTTTTGACAATATCAGTAAAGAAGCTTGGGGCTTATGGCAAAAGAAGCAAACCATGCTCATTAACGAGAAAAAACTCAATATGATGAATGTTGATGACCGCAAATTTCTTGAAGAGCAAATGACTCACTTTTTATTTGAAGGTAAAGACGTTGAAATCGAAGGTTATGTTCCACCAGCGGAAGATGAATAA
- a CDS encoding YceI family protein, translating to MKKHLIAALMGATFMLPVAVNAADYVIDTQGAHASIQFSVSHLGYSFVVGRFNEFSGDFSFDAAKVADGKVNVKINTNSVDSNHAERDKHLRSADFLNTSKFPEASFTSTSIVDKGNNQFVINGDFTLNGVTKPLTIDAVAIGEGKDPWGGYRAGFTGTTSFAMKDFGVKMDLGPASANVELALVVEGVKQ from the coding sequence ATGAAAAAACACCTTATAGCAGCACTCATGGGTGCAACGTTTATGTTACCTGTTGCTGTTAACGCTGCCGACTATGTTATCGACACTCAAGGTGCACATGCATCAATTCAATTTAGTGTAAGCCATTTGGGTTATAGCTTTGTGGTGGGACGCTTTAATGAGTTCTCTGGTGACTTCAGTTTCGATGCTGCCAAAGTAGCAGACGGCAAAGTGAATGTTAAAATTAATACTAACAGTGTTGATTCTAATCACGCTGAACGTGACAAGCATTTGCGCAGCGCAGACTTTTTAAATACCAGCAAATTCCCAGAGGCTTCTTTCACATCAACATCGATTGTCGATAAAGGTAATAACCAGTTTGTGATTAATGGTGACTTTACCTTAAATGGTGTAACCAAACCGTTAACTATTGATGCTGTTGCTATCGGTGAAGGTAAAGATCCATGGGGTGGTTACCGTGCAGGTTTTACCGGCACAACCAGTTTTGCGATGAAAGATTTCGGTGTCAAAATGGATTTAGGTCCAGCTTCTGCTAACGTTGAATTAGCCTTGGTAGTGGAAGGCGTTAAACAATAA
- the nagK gene encoding N-acetylglucosamine kinase has product MGNKQPNEQQLYIGIDGGGSKCRATIYSDDGQQLGTAVAGRANPLHGLEQTFQSMIESSQLALVDAGFAPDTCHQLVAGIGLAGVNVGQFYQQIIQWQHPFKAMYLTTDLHTACIGAHHGEDGAVIITGTGSCGYAHVGQQSIILGGHGFALGDKGSGAWLGLKAVEHVLLALDGFACSSKLTESLLNYFNAKNAIDIVEQLAGQSSSAYAKLARIVLMCAQDGDAVAIAIVQDGANYISELARKLFVLNPSRFSIIGGLAEPLTPWLDNEIASKISPSISPPEYGAYLFGKKQFLTQPIANVNHQ; this is encoded by the coding sequence ATGGGTAACAAACAGCCTAACGAACAGCAACTTTATATCGGTATTGATGGCGGTGGCAGTAAATGTCGTGCCACGATTTACTCCGATGACGGTCAACAACTTGGCACCGCAGTGGCTGGTCGTGCCAATCCACTACATGGTTTAGAGCAAACGTTTCAATCAATGATTGAGTCATCACAGTTGGCTTTAGTCGATGCCGGTTTTGCACCTGACACTTGCCATCAGTTAGTTGCTGGTATTGGTTTAGCAGGAGTTAATGTTGGCCAGTTTTATCAGCAAATTATTCAGTGGCAACATCCATTTAAAGCCATGTATCTCACGACTGATTTGCATACAGCCTGTATTGGTGCTCATCACGGTGAAGATGGTGCGGTTATTATTACTGGTACTGGTTCATGTGGTTATGCGCATGTTGGTCAGCAAAGTATTATTTTAGGCGGGCATGGATTTGCATTAGGTGACAAAGGCAGTGGTGCATGGCTTGGTTTAAAAGCGGTTGAGCACGTGTTACTTGCTCTGGACGGTTTTGCATGTTCAAGCAAGCTGACCGAGAGCTTACTGAATTATTTTAACGCTAAAAATGCCATCGATATTGTTGAACAGCTCGCCGGTCAATCATCTAGCGCTTATGCAAAGCTAGCTCGTATCGTATTGATGTGCGCACAGGATGGTGATGCTGTTGCAATCGCTATTGTACAAGATGGAGCAAATTACATAAGCGAGCTTGCTCGAAAACTATTTGTTCTTAACCCAAGTCGTTTTTCTATTATTGGTGGATTAGCAGAACCACTAACACCTTGGTTAGACAATGAGATAGCAAGCAAGATTTCACCCTCTATTTCGCCACCAGAATATGGGGCGTATTTGTTCGGCAAAAAGCAATTTTTAACTCAACCAATAGCTAATGTAAATCATCAATAG
- the nagX gene encoding transmembrane glucosamine N-acetyltransferase NagX: MSVNRKIESNTQRDKPSKPRLMSLDALRGFDMFWIIGGEGIFAALFALTGWAGWRVAEAQTQHSQWHGFTFYDLIFPLFIFLSGVALGLSPKRIDLLAFRERIPLYRYALTRLLLLIALGVLYNHGWGTGIPIDPEHIRFSSVLARIGFAWFFAAMVVWHTSLRVQILITISMFIFYILLQCFVGFPGGQAGVFTADGSLNTYIDSILRPGMAYQHRALDPEGVLSTFPAIINALCGVFVGQYIVKPHPKGDWAKVSIMMLCALLLWSGGWLLDFIIPVNKDLWSSSFVLVTLGWSLLFFSVFYAIIDVLKWQKWSYVFVIIGVNSIIVYLGTSILDWSYITQSLLGGVIRSAPASSQLMISVIGLVTVQWLVLWWMYRRKIFIRV; the protein is encoded by the coding sequence ATGTCAGTTAATCGCAAAATTGAGTCTAATACTCAACGTGATAAGCCCAGCAAACCCAGACTTATGTCACTTGATGCATTACGTGGCTTTGACATGTTTTGGATTATCGGTGGCGAAGGCATTTTTGCCGCGTTATTTGCTTTAACGGGGTGGGCGGGATGGCGTGTTGCTGAAGCTCAGACCCAACATAGTCAATGGCACGGCTTTACCTTTTATGACTTAATTTTTCCTTTGTTTATTTTCTTATCGGGTGTGGCGCTCGGTCTATCACCTAAGCGTATCGACTTATTGGCTTTTCGTGAGCGAATTCCGCTATACCGTTATGCATTAACACGTTTACTGTTACTGATTGCATTGGGAGTGTTATATAACCATGGATGGGGGACTGGGATCCCTATTGACCCAGAACACATTAGATTTTCAAGTGTACTAGCGCGTATTGGTTTTGCATGGTTTTTTGCGGCAATGGTGGTGTGGCACACCTCGCTGCGAGTTCAAATATTAATCACCATATCGATGTTCATTTTTTATATTTTATTACAGTGTTTTGTTGGTTTTCCTGGCGGCCAAGCAGGAGTATTTACTGCAGATGGAAGTCTTAATACTTATATAGACAGTATATTACGACCGGGTATGGCTTATCAGCATCGCGCACTTGATCCTGAAGGCGTGCTATCGACATTCCCCGCTATCATTAACGCATTATGTGGTGTGTTTGTGGGCCAATACATTGTTAAGCCACACCCCAAAGGCGATTGGGCTAAAGTGAGCATTATGATGCTCTGTGCGCTACTTCTGTGGTCCGGCGGGTGGTTACTCGACTTTATTATTCCTGTAAATAAAGATCTGTGGAGCAGTAGCTTTGTACTCGTGACATTAGGGTGGAGCTTACTATTTTTTAGCGTATTTTATGCCATTATCGATGTACTAAAATGGCAAAAATGGTCTTATGTATTTGTTATAATTGGTGTTAACTCCATTATTGTTTATTTAGGAACAAGTATTCTTGATTGGTCTTATATCACTCAAAGCTTGTTAGGTGGAGTGATTCGTTCAGCACCAGCTTCCAGTCAGTTAATGATCAGTGTCATAGGTTTAGTCACAGTGCAATGGCTCGTACTGTGGTGGATGTACCGTCGAAAAATATTCATAAGAGTATAA
- the glsB gene encoding glutaminase B, with amino-acid sequence MPEQLLLQQAVDKVKSLLGKGKVAGYIPALACVDPNKIGIAVTTIDGQTIGAGDYLEPFSIQSISKVFSLTLALNLYTEDEIWSRVGKEPSGHSFNSLVQVELERGKPRNPFINAGALVIADLLQARLGAPKHRMLEVVRQLSQNPILTYDKVVADSEFQFSARNASIAYLMKSFGNFDGDVNTVLKSYFHYCALRMNCADLSRAMFYLANRGKTLDGDSLVSPVQTRQLNALLATSGLYDGAGEFAYRVGMPGKSGVGGGIIAVIPGDMSICVWSPELDVNGNSLAGTAMLEHLSQQLGRSIFLVWCR; translated from the coding sequence TTGCCAGAGCAATTATTACTTCAGCAAGCTGTCGATAAAGTAAAATCGCTTTTGGGTAAAGGCAAGGTGGCAGGATATATTCCTGCTCTTGCCTGTGTTGACCCTAATAAAATAGGTATTGCAGTCACCACCATTGATGGTCAAACAATTGGTGCCGGTGATTACCTCGAACCTTTTTCAATTCAAAGTATTTCTAAAGTTTTTAGCTTAACTCTGGCACTGAATTTATATACCGAAGATGAAATCTGGAGTCGGGTAGGCAAAGAACCCTCAGGACACTCGTTTAATTCCCTCGTGCAGGTTGAATTAGAGCGCGGTAAACCTCGCAACCCTTTTATTAATGCCGGTGCACTGGTAATAGCCGACTTGCTGCAAGCGCGTCTTGGGGCACCTAAGCATCGTATGTTGGAAGTGGTCCGCCAATTAAGCCAAAACCCAATACTTACTTACGATAAAGTCGTCGCGGACTCTGAGTTCCAGTTCAGCGCCCGCAATGCATCTATTGCTTATTTGATGAAGTCATTTGGTAATTTTGACGGCGACGTTAATACCGTGCTTAAAAGTTATTTTCATTATTGTGCATTAAGAATGAATTGCGCTGATTTGTCTCGGGCTATGTTCTATTTAGCTAATCGTGGTAAAACGCTCGATGGCGACAGTTTAGTATCGCCTGTGCAAACTCGTCAACTCAATGCATTACTGGCAACATCGGGACTATACGATGGTGCAGGTGAGTTTGCTTACCGCGTGGGTATGCCGGGTAAAAGTGGTGTGGGCGGCGGGATTATTGCGGTTATCCCTGGTGACATGTCAATTTGTGTCTGGTCACCTGAGCTTGATGTTAATGGCAACTCACTTGCCGGCACTGCGATGCTTGAGCACCTCAGTCAGCAACTCGGTCGATCTATTTTTTTAGTTTGGTGCAGATAA
- a CDS encoding 50S ribosome-binding protein YggL: MAQNRSRRLRKKLRVDEFQELGFEINWTFDESVSEQDIDNLVDQFLIEVIEPRQLGFHGGGHKQWEGIIATQAIGKCTDEDTAEVKTFWKDKPVSNLEVSDLYDIWWG, encoded by the coding sequence ATGGCGCAAAATCGTAGTCGTCGTTTACGTAAAAAATTACGAGTTGATGAGTTTCAAGAGCTAGGTTTTGAAATTAACTGGACCTTTGATGAGTCAGTTTCTGAGCAAGATATTGATAACTTAGTCGATCAGTTTCTTATTGAAGTTATTGAACCTCGTCAATTAGGTTTCCACGGTGGTGGACATAAGCAATGGGAAGGTATTATTGCTACCCAAGCTATTGGTAAATGTACTGATGAAGATACTGCAGAAGTCAAAACATTCTGGAAAGACAAGCCTGTTTCTAACCTTGAAGTCAGTGATTTATATGATATTTGGTGGGGTTAA
- a CDS encoding cytochrome b, producing MLKNTPTGYGLVTIMIHWLSAIAVIGLFSVGYWMVDLTYYSSWYQTAPHLHKSVGLLLLGLTLLRFVWRTISHAPSPLSNHQPWEKRAAKWAHTALYTLMLLIMCSGIMISTADGRDIWIFDWFAVPFPDAFIDDQADTAGVIHQYLAYSLMGLVVLHAAGAIKHHVIDKDNTLKRMLLPSRISK from the coding sequence ATGTTAAAAAACACTCCGACTGGCTATGGTTTAGTGACCATTATGATTCATTGGTTGTCCGCCATCGCTGTTATTGGTCTATTTAGCGTAGGCTATTGGATGGTAGATCTTACCTACTATAGTAGTTGGTACCAAACGGCACCACATCTTCATAAAAGTGTCGGTCTGCTTTTACTTGGATTAACACTATTGAGGTTTGTTTGGCGGACCATATCACATGCTCCTAGTCCATTATCGAACCATCAGCCATGGGAAAAACGTGCGGCTAAGTGGGCGCATACAGCTCTTTATACGTTAATGTTACTCATTATGTGTTCAGGAATTATGATTTCGACAGCTGATGGTCGAGATATTTGGATTTTTGATTGGTTTGCCGTGCCATTTCCTGACGCTTTTATTGATGATCAAGCCGATACCGCTGGAGTGATACACCAATACCTTGCTTACAGCTTAATGGGGTTGGTTGTGTTGCATGCCGCAGGTGCGATTAAGCATCATGTTATTGATAAAGACAACACGCTTAAAAGAATGTTGCTGCCAAGTCGTATCAGCAAATAA
- the nagP gene encoding N-acetylglucosamine MFS transporter NagP: MTTTKTSTENSVVPMTIVAILFFILGFATWLNGSLMPYLKQILQLSPFQASLILFSFYIAVTFTALPSAWVIRKVGYKNGMALGMGIMMLAGLLFIPAAQTQVFILFLVAQLVMGTGQTLLQTAVNPYVVRLGPEESAAARVSVMGILNKGAGVIAPMVFTALILDSFKERVGTELTSIQIDEMANSLIYPYLGMAIFIGVLAFAVKKSPLPELEQEQAEIDSEKGQIKQALSHPSLALGVIALFVYVAVEVIAGDTIGTFALTLGVENYGVMTSYTMLCMVLGYTLGIICIPRFISQPNALMLSAILGLILTAGIVFGDSQSYVIANALLVPFGGAQLPDTLLMIAFLGLANAIVWPAVWPLALSGMGKLTSTGSALLIMGIAGGAFGPLFWGLTSSATSLGMQGGYMVMFPCYLFILFYAVKGHKMRRWK, from the coding sequence ATGACAACAACAAAAACATCGACAGAAAATAGTGTTGTACCAATGACAATTGTGGCAATTTTATTTTTTATTCTTGGCTTTGCTACCTGGTTAAATGGCTCCTTAATGCCTTACTTAAAGCAAATATTACAGCTAAGCCCTTTTCAAGCTTCGTTAATCCTCTTTTCATTTTATATTGCGGTAACGTTTACCGCATTACCCTCAGCCTGGGTTATTCGTAAAGTGGGTTATAAAAATGGTATGGCATTAGGCATGGGAATAATGATGTTGGCTGGTTTATTATTTATCCCAGCAGCCCAAACCCAAGTATTTATATTATTTCTAGTGGCTCAGCTTGTCATGGGGACAGGGCAGACACTATTACAAACAGCGGTTAATCCTTACGTGGTTCGCTTAGGTCCTGAAGAGTCAGCCGCAGCACGTGTAAGCGTAATGGGTATTTTGAATAAAGGCGCCGGCGTGATTGCACCTATGGTATTCACAGCACTTATTTTAGATAGTTTTAAAGAGCGAGTCGGTACTGAATTAACCTCTATTCAAATTGATGAAATGGCTAATAGCTTAATTTATCCTTATCTTGGCATGGCTATCTTTATTGGTGTTCTTGCTTTTGCAGTGAAAAAATCACCTCTGCCTGAATTGGAACAAGAGCAAGCAGAAATCGATTCAGAAAAAGGCCAGATCAAACAAGCTTTGTCTCATCCAAGTTTGGCATTAGGTGTTATTGCTTTATTTGTTTATGTGGCTGTTGAGGTTATTGCTGGCGACACGATTGGAACATTTGCATTGACGCTAGGCGTTGAGAATTACGGGGTAATGACATCCTATACCATGCTGTGCATGGTGCTAGGTTATACCTTGGGCATTATTTGTATTCCCCGTTTTATTTCCCAACCTAATGCATTAATGCTCAGTGCTATTTTAGGACTGATATTAACTGCCGGTATCGTGTTTGGTGATAGCCAGTCTTATGTCATAGCTAACGCTTTATTAGTTCCTTTTGGTGGTGCCCAACTTCCCGATACATTATTGATGATTGCATTTTTAGGCTTAGCCAATGCCATAGTGTGGCCAGCTGTGTGGCCATTGGCACTTTCAGGTATGGGTAAACTGACCAGCACAGGTTCTGCATTGTTAATCATGGGGATTGCCGGTGGCGCTTTTGGGCCACTATTTTGGGGACTAACCAGCTCAGCGACATCCTTAGGTATGCAGGGTGGGTATATGGTGATGTTTCCATGCTACTTATTCATTCTATTTTATGCCGTTAAAGGTCATAAGATGAGACGTTGGAAATAG
- the trmB gene encoding tRNA (guanosine(46)-N7)-methyltransferase TrmB, which produces MSDVTTAEFNEEGKYIRKIRSFVLREGRLTKGQSQAIEAYWPTMGLDYTPQALELTQVFGRDADTVLEIGFGMGASLVQMAKAAPEQNFIGIEVHKPGIGTCLADAGAAEVTNLRVYHHDAMEVLEHSIVDGSLERVQLFFPDPWHKKRHHKRRIVQAEFVQLIRRKLKIGGVFHMATDWENYSEHMLEIMNAAEGYKNQSTTGTVVERPDHRPLTKFEARGHRLGHGVWDIMFERIA; this is translated from the coding sequence ATGAGCGACGTTACCACAGCTGAATTTAACGAAGAAGGTAAGTATATTCGTAAAATCAGAAGTTTTGTTTTACGCGAGGGCCGTTTAACTAAAGGTCAATCTCAAGCAATTGAAGCATATTGGCCAACAATGGGGCTTGATTACACTCCACAAGCGTTGGAGTTAACTCAAGTGTTTGGTCGCGATGCTGATACCGTGTTAGAAATCGGTTTTGGTATGGGCGCATCATTAGTGCAAATGGCAAAAGCTGCCCCAGAGCAAAACTTTATTGGCATAGAAGTTCATAAGCCAGGTATTGGTACGTGTCTTGCTGATGCTGGTGCTGCTGAAGTCACTAACTTACGTGTATATCATCACGATGCAATGGAAGTGTTAGAGCACAGCATTGTTGATGGTTCACTTGAGCGCGTTCAATTATTTTTCCCAGATCCTTGGCATAAAAAGCGCCATCATAAGCGCCGTATTGTACAAGCTGAGTTTGTACAGCTTATCCGCCGTAAGCTTAAGATTGGTGGCGTGTTTCACATGGCAACCGATTGGGAAAATTACAGCGAGCATATGTTAGAGATAATGAATGCAGCAGAAGGTTATAAAAATCAATCAACAACTGGTACAGTTGTCGAACGTCCAGACCATCGTCCGCTAACAAAGTTTGAAGCAAGGGGCCACAGACTTGGTCACGGCGTATGGGATATCATGTTTGAGCGTATCGCTTAA